From the Vibrio ziniensis genome, the window GGGGGGATTTTGGCGTTTGCCACGATAAGAAAATACGAACTGCAAGTGGAGTTCGAGCACACTGATGAAACTGGTCTACAGTGGATTTCCATCGCCAAAACGAACAATAAAAAGGTCAAAGCCCTTTTTGAATCGCAAGTAGAACAGCTTCGGAAAACAGGACGATAGACCGCTTCAATAGTTGCTAGTTAAAGCCTAAACAGAGTCTTTTACTATCAGTCTGTTCTTGTTATCGCGGTTTTCTAACACCTGCTGGTGGTGATCGATGTTGCCCATGCTTTTGGCCATGCGGTCATACAGCACCACGTTTACAGTCGCAGCAAGGTTCATACAACCTGTGGTTGGTACATAGACTACATGATGGGCTGTATCGACAACTTCTTGCGGAAGAGAACCATCTTCTGGACCAAATACGTATATTGCTTTTTCTGGGTGAGTGAAGTGAGGAAGAGGCACTGCGCCTAGTGCCAGCTCCACACAGACGATCTCGACATCTTCAGCCAGTGCCGAGGTGAGATCTTCCATTTCCACTAAGCCAATTCTTTCGTGAGCATCTTTGGTATCGGTTTGGAATTTCGCTGCACGATTGTAGCGTGTTCCGTTGTAACGAACTTGCGAAGCGTTATAGCAACCTGCTGCGCGTAATACTGCGCCCACATTGGTTGGGTTCTTAGGGTTATGCAGTCCAATAATGGCTGTCGACTCTGTTGTCATTACTGTTTTTCTATTTCTGGTTTCTTGAAGAGAGCACTACGCGCTCACGAGTGTGCGAATTATGGATCTATTCAGCGTTAAGAGCTATGGCTGGAGAAGTATTTTTAACTTGTTTCCGTCATAACTTGAGCTCTTTTTGATTGGCTTAAGTGACTTCAATAAGAGTTTTCCCGCTGATGTGTAGGTGCTTTCCTGTTTGTGTTTGATGATGAGTTAAATCATTAACCCATATGCTGATGACGCATAATATTGCATACTCTGAATTGCAACGGTGGATGATGAAATGGCGCGAACTTGTCAGCACGTGGTTTCGAAAAACGGTGATTTTGAGTTTTATCGCACCGAAGATGGCAATTTCATGATTAATACAAACATGCTAACTATTGAGTTTCCAGGTCAAGCTGTGGTGCTTAGAATTAACCCTCATTGCGATGCTCAAGCAGACAATGGAGCCAGTATGAGTGTGAAGTGGGGCTTTGGGTACCAGATCCACTTTACCGCTCGACTGGCAAAAGCAACAGCGTATAAGATTTATCGCATGTTTCCTGAGTTGCAAATGATTCACTGTCCTAATGACCCGATTCGATTGCTTGGCTAGTGCTTATGGAGTTTCAAAACACTCGAAATAACTTGCACACTCTTCGCAGCTTGGTGAGCGGCACACGTAGTCGCCTCCGTTTTCACACAATTGGCGATACAAGAAGCGTTTCCAACGCATGTTTTTATTATTGCTGACATGAAGTGATGGAAAGTAGTCTCGAAACAGAGCAGTAAGGCGAGGGCGTTCCGGCATGCCTAAGTCTCGCCATAAATGTTGGTTACCTAAACAAGCGCTGGCTAACACTGTGACCATTTCGTTACCAAACGCAATTGATGGTTCGAGCGACTCAACCAAAAGCCTTTCAAGTTCCTCCAACTCACCGATTCGCATATTGAGCAGCTCCAATCGTAGCTGGAGTTTCGATTCCACCTCTAGCGGAAGAGTAACGGATTCTAAGCCCATGGCTAACAATAGAGTCTCGTATCCGTTCTGGTTTAAACCCATGTAGAGAGGCAGGGCAGTTTCGCCCCGTTGATAACTCTCTAATATGGGTTGCCAATACTCTTGGATGACTTTATCCATCATATTTTGACCCGAAAGTTTGCGTTAGTTTTTGGCTCTCAAGTATTGCGGGCATCAAACTGCCTACCGGGTTTAGTGGGTTTCGTGCGCTATCAAGAATGGCTTCTTCCACAGGGCAGATGCTGGCACATTGTGGATTATCGTAATGGGCAGAGCATTCATCACACCTTTTAGGATGGATGTGAAATTGATTGGCGAGATCCGCATCCGGGTATACGGCTTGATTTGGGCATACAACCATACACGCATGACAGCCGACACATTTATTGCTGATGACAAAGCTCATAATCAGCCTCCCCGTTTTGATTGGTAATCAGATCCTTTGCAATAGTTTGCAAGCTTGTTGCTACTGGCTGAAAAGCGAAGTCAACATTTGGCTCAACGCCGAGTTTCTCTAGCTCACGCCATGGGGTAATACCCATTCGGGCACTCAGTACCATTTGGCAGTCAGCGATGGATTGAATCATAGCTTGTTTATCTACGTCACCGCCATCGTCGCAGTCATCTTTGCCGTTACAGTACAACTCAACATGACGAGTTTCCTGATAGAGAAACTGCTGTGATTCCTCACTGAACAGGTAAATTTCAAAACATGTCGCATGACCAAAATGAAGCTGAATGTGCTCACTGCCGCTACCATCACTGGCAATCGCGACACGGAATTTATTCTTGGTCGGCGGTTTGCTCATATTCGCCTGATCGTGCTCATTCGATTGGGAAGCACTGGAACAAGGGGATTCACCGTTGCCTAACATGCCTACTGCATCGGCTCGGCATTGTTGGCAGTGAGTCATTTGTGGCATGTGACCGCCACACTGCTCACGGGCAAGTGCGACCTCTTCTTCGGTTGGCCCCCGTTGACCACTTAGACCAAAATAGGTGCCGTGACTTGGGTCTGAAATCAAAGGCATGATGTTGTGAAGCAGCGCGCCACGTTTTTTGACTTCTTCAGAGACCGCCGCCACGTGATGGTCATTGATACCGGGAATCAGTACAGTATTTACCTTCACTAATATGCCCGCTAGAGCAGCCATTTCAAGACCAATCAACTGCCTCTCAATTAAGGTTTGCGCTGCTTCTCTGCCGCGTAAGCGTTGATGATTGAAATAGATCCAAGGGTAGATTTTCTCACCCACTTCAGGGTCTACGGTGTTTATGGTGATAGTGAGATGGTGAACGCCCACTTCTGCCAGTTGCTCCACATGATCGGCCAAAGCCAAGCCATTGGTTGAAATACACAACTGAACATCGGGCTGAGCTTGTTTTAATAAACGAAGGGTTGCGAAGGTCGCTTTGGGGTTGGCTAATGCATCACCCGGCCCCGCAATTCCCGCCACGGTTAAGTTCGGTGCTCGCTTTTTAATTGCGTTGAATTGTCTTAGGGCGCCACTACTGTCCATCACTCTTGAAACGACTCCGGGACGGGACTCGTTGCTACAATCGTATTTGCGGTTACAGTAGTTGCACTGAATATTACAGGCTGGCGCTACAGGCAGATGCATCCGAGCATACTGGTGTGCTTCTTTGGAGTAACAAGGGTGCTGCTGAATTTTTTCCTGTACCTGTTTGGTGAAGAAATGGTGCACCTTATCTTGGGCTGAATGTTGCGGCCCTACAGAGCGAGAATGACTTTCCATGTCTACCTCTTGTTTACTGCTTAAATCAAACGATACGGTTGCTCTGCAAGCTTCGTTCCGATGTAAAGATGCTTATATTCAAAGGGTTAGGTGAGTGGTTGGGGCGGTTTGTCTGCCACAATGTCTGAAAGCAGACAAACGTTCCCAGTTGTTGTTCGTTAATGTGCTGTTCGCTAATGTCTTGTTAGCCAAGAGGCTGTTTTTATCTATGAGTGTTCACTCCTGCCTAAATCTGCTTCATTGCTATATCTGTTTCATTTCTATGTTCATAATCTGAATACGATAGGCAATTTGACGAGGTGTCATATTAAGCAATCGTGCCGCTTTCGCTTTCACCCAACCTGACCGCTCAAGTGCATCAATCACCATGTCTCGCTCATCTCCCGTTGGCATTTCTTGGGATGAATGAGGATAGTCCGGCATTGATGCTCCATTGGGTGAAGCAGGATGCGCGGGATTCATTGGGGAATGATTGTTTTGAGAAAAATTGCTTTGATTGTGATTGTTAGGAGCAAGGTTATTTTGCGAAAAGTAGTTGCCCGTTTGATGCGCAGGAGTTTGGAAAACAGGTTGCGACTTGTTCAGCGTGATGAGTTCTGGGCCAATAACCCCTGATTCACACAGTACCGACGCTCGCTCGAGAGTGTTTTCAAGTTCTCGCACGTTACCCGGCCAAGGGTGCGACATCATCAAACGAATCGCTTCGTCGCTCAGTGTCAGTTTACGTTGCTGCGCTTTACTCAGGTTCTGGATCATGTGCTCAGCAAGTTCAGGTATATCTTGCAGACGTTCACGCAGTGGTGGCAAATACATAGGCATGACGTTGAGGCGATAGTAAAGATCCTCACGGAAATTGCCTTGCGCCACTTCTTGCTCAAGGTAACGGTTAGTGGCTGCGATGATGCGCACGTTAACCGAAATGGTGGTGGTTCCACCCACACGTTCAAACTCTTTCTCCTGTAAAACTCGCAGCAGCTTTGCTTGAAACGCAGGGCTGGTTTCACCGATTTCATCGAGGAATATCGTGCCGTTGTCCGCCATTTCAAATCGACCTTTGCGCTGCTTCACTGCTCCCGTAAACGCGCCTTTTTCGTGCCCAAATAGTTCTGATTCAAGCAAGTTGTCTGGCAAAGCTGCACAGTTCAGTTTTACAAAGGGCAAGCTGGCTCTTGGTGAATTGTAGTGAATAGCGTTGGCAACCAGCTCTTTACCCGTACCGGATTCACCACGAATAAGCACGGTAGAATCCCAACGCGAGACCAGTCGGATCTGCTCGAAGATCTGGCGCATGGATTTGGTATGTCCAACCAGATTGCGAAAGCTGTAGTTGTTGCGAACTTTACGTCTTAAGTTGTCGCGCTCATCCACCAATTGCTGTTGATGTATCTCCACCTTGTATGCCAACTGAACGTTTTTAGCGATTAGGTTGGCAATCATGTTCAGGAAGTTGGTTTGCAGGGTGATGAAGCCTTCCACAAACTTCGGTGGCTGAGCAGACAAAGCGCCAATCACTTTGCCATTGGCATCTTTCAAAGGGACGCAGATAAACGGTTTTTCGTAATCATACAGTGCCAGCTTGTCCGCAAAGCGTTGGTCGCTGCCAAGATTGTGCAGCACGATGGAGCTGCCTTGGCGCAGGACTTCGCCCACCAATCCTTCGCCGATTTTATAAGACACCTGCTTGTGTTGCGCTGCTGAGTTAGGTTGTGGAGAGTGAACCGATTTGATCAGCAATATGTCTCGTGTACTGTCGAGTATCGTTAACATACCGCATTGCAAAGCGCACTCATCGTGCAGCACTTGCAGGATTTTATCGGACGACTCCACATAGTTGAGGCTGGTATTCAGCACACTGGAAATCTTGTACATGGCCGCCAGTAACCGACGTTCCAAGTTCAATAAAGTCATTTCGTCTGTCATAGTCGATCACCATTGGCTGATGGGAAAAGTAAGACAGATGTGTGCGCCACGTAAGCGCTCACTATTGCTGACATTAATGGTGGCTGAGTGTTCATTCAGAACCTGCTGCACAATCGAAAGCCCGATGCCTCGGCAGCCAGTTTGGTGTTTTGGTTTGGTGCTGAAGAACGGTTGGAAAATTTTGAGTCGTTGCGACTCTTCAATACCAATGCCACTGTCTTCGACAATCACCTTAATTTCACCGTCACTTTCGTAAGAGCAGATGATGATGGTTCGGTCGCTGGTTTTCGCCGCCTGAATCGCATCAATTGAATTATCAATCAACTGTTTCAGTGCCAGAATCAAGCGGTGTGACATACCGTTAATGGTTGAAAGACGAGGCGCCAGAATCAGTTCCAAGTTAGACGATGACTTGAGTAGTTCATCGGTGCTGATGTCACTGACATCTCGAATGACCTGATTGAGATTAACCGGCTGAAACGCTTCGCTGGTGCGTTCAGGAATCGCTAGTTTGATGTCTTGCATTGCATCTAATGCAGTATCCATCGCTTCATCCATCGCCACTAAGCCAGGGCAAGCGGGGTTGGTACGTTTAAGAATACGTACCGCCGATTCAATCATGTTGAATGGACCTTGCAATTGATGAAGCGTACCCATTAGAGCTTCCTGCATGGCATGCACGTATTTGTTATCGCGCGCCATCAGTTTCATGGCGTTAATGCGGCGCTCTTCCACCAGTTGTTTTTCACGGGTTCTTTCTGAAATTGCGATAACGGTATAGTCGTCATCTTCAGGTAGGAAGTAGGAATCCACACTGCTGGCTGCTACAGGTGTTTTCACCAAGGCGTACTCAAACCAACGTTCACGAACGGGTTCATTGGATTCGATATATACCCCTTTATAGCGATTGTCTTTTTTGCCAAGAAAATCTGCGACTGAGTCATGCCCGTAATCGTTGAGTAAACTGTTGAGCAGTGCATCAATCGGAGACTGTCCAATGCTCTTTTCAATATTACTGAACTTCTGATTACTAAACAGAACACGGTGTGAGCTATCAACAAGTGCGATGGCGATAGGTGCGGCGTTAAGCACTGCCTGAAACATCGTAAATTGGTTTTTCTGTTCGGTTATGAGTTGGTGACGCTCGGTAATGTCTTTATGAATCGCGTAGTAACAGACTTCGCCATGAGGGTGTGATAGTCGAGAGATAGAGATTTCAGCAATATAAGCTTCGCCACATTTTTTGCGGTTAACCAACTGTCCTTGCCAGTGATTCCCTTCCGATATGGTTTTCCATAAGTTTTCGTACACGCTTCTTGGTGTGGCTTTGTAAGAAAGAAGAGAAGAGTTTCTGCCGATGAGTTCACTAAAACTGTAGCCAGTGATATCCGAGAATGTTTGGTTAACAAACAGAATAGTGCCTTTGTGGTCGGTGATGCTAATCGCGACTGGCGCATGCGAGACGATTTGTTCAAATGCTTGATAATCGAAAATAGGCGGAGTTGCGCCTTCTAAGAGTGTGTCTACTTGTCCCATAAGTGCCATCCTTTGCTCTGTTTGGTCGTTCGTCATAGGCAACAATGCATTTCTTATTCCATATAAAAAGCATGGGAATGGTTGGGCTCAGCTAACACCTCCTTGTTTGATTTAAGACAAACGAAAGAGAAATTTTGAACTTTGTCACCTTCCTGACAAAGCAAAAGTGGGCTTGAGAATAGCGCTTAATCGCGCGTTAACATCTGTATTTTCAGGGCTGTGCGATTCAATTTAGTGCAAAAAAGACGGCTGGCATAACGTATGCACCAAGCTAGGGAAAGGTCAATTGACCCTGGTCTAACCCTAGTAGAAAAGGAATGAAGTTATGTCTGAAGGATTGATTATTTTGCTCAGTGCCGCGTTCGTGAACAACGTGGTATTGGCTAAGTTTCTCGGTCTGTGTCCGTTCATGGGGGTATCGAGCAAGATCAGTAGCGCTGTGGGAATGGGGGTGGCGACCACATTCGTACTTACCATCGCGACGGTCTCAACTTGGCTGCTGGAGTTTTATATTTTGCGCCCTCTGGGGCTCGAATTCATGCGTATTATCGCGTTCATTCTTGTCATCGCTGCTGTGGTTCAGTTTACCGAGTTGTACGTAAAGAAAAGTTTCCCCGCTCTGTATCAGGCTTTGGGTGTCTATCTTCCGCTGATCACCACTAACTGTGCGGTATTCGGTGTTGCGCTGCTCGCAGTTCAGGATGATCTCTCTTTTATCGATACTTTGATGTTCAGTGTCGGTTCGGCAGCGGGTTTCTTAATTGTGATTACTTTGTTCGCGGGGTTACGTAGCCAGCTGGTACTCAGCCGTGTTCCCGCAGCATTCAAAGGTACACCCATCGCATTTATTACCGCAGGGTTTCTATCGATGGCTTTTATGGGCTTTTCAGGAATGGCTTAGGTAAGCGACAACGCTGACTAGTTGTTCAGTAGGCTATAGGTCAAAGAAGCTAGAGGTCAAACTAGGTAGAAGTCAAATAAGGTGCGGTCAAGGAGGACTGTCGATGTTAATCATAGCTTTAGTGTTTTTTGTCTGTCTGGGGGCTTTACTGGGTATCGCGCTCGGTTATGCAGCCATTTTGTTTCGCGTAGAGAGCAATCCACTGGTTGACCAAATTGAAGCTATTTTGCCCGGAGGTCAATGTGGGCAATGTGGTGAAGCGGGTTGCCGACAAGCGGCTGAAAAAATGGTGGCAGGTGAACTCAATCCGAATGCGTGTCCTCCGGGCGGATCGAACTTGGCAGTGTCAGTTGCTGAGATGCTGGGTGTATCTATTGATGTTGCTGATCAAGACAAGCCGTTGGTGGCGTACATCGCAGAAAGCCAGTGCACTGGGTGTAACCGCTGCTATAAAGCGTGCCCATTTGATGCCATTGTCGGTGCTCCAAAACAACTGCATACGGTTATCAAGGATGTGTGTACCGGATGTCAGTTATGTCAGAAAGCCTGTTCTCAAGGCTGTTTATCTATGGTTGAAGTTCAGCCAGATGCAGCGAGTTGGTACTGGCCAAAACCAACATTACCGGTCGCGGTGTAGGAGTAGATTATGTTGAGTTTAAGCGGCCATCCGTTTCGTGGTGGGATCCATCCAAAAGCTTATAAAGAGTTAACCAGTGATAAGAAAATTGATACTGGCTTCTGGCCGCGTAATGTTTTCTTGCCTTTGCAATTACGCAATGGCGCACGTTTAAAATCGCTGGTGGCTGTGGGGGAACACGTCTATCGCGGTCAGAAAATTGCAGTCGGGCATACCGATATGGTGGCTCCGGTTCATTCGCCAGTGAATGGCATTGTGACAGCGATTACTGAGCATTTGACTACCCATCCTGCCAAAGTGAAGTGTGATACCATCATCATTCGTGCAAACGAAGATCGCCAATGGGGAAAACCAGCATCCAGTGGCAGTATCACTAACCTCGACCCTGAAACAATTATCGAGCGAGTAAAAGAAGCGGGGATTGTTGGTTTGGGTGGTGCAGGTTTTCCAACCGCCGCCAAATTGATGTTTGCACGCAAAGCGAATGTGGAGACGCTCATCATTAACGGTGGCGAGTGCGAACCCTATCTCACCTGTGATGATCTCACTATGCAGTCGTATCCGGCTGAAATCATTGCCGGCATAAAGCTAATGATGACCGCAAGCGGTGCAAAAAAAGCCATCGTCGGTATTGAAGACAACAAGCGCGATGCTTTTGATGAGATGTTCCATGCGGCGAATGCCGAACCGGATGTTGAGATCCGTCTGGTGCCAAGTGTTTACCCTATGGGTTCAGAAAAGCACATGATCAAAACCCTCACTGGTCATGAAGTGCCAGCGGGTGGATTATCGACTCAAATCGGCATTCTGGTTAACAACATTGCGACCGCTCGCGCTGTGTATCATGCGGTGCGTTTTGAACGACCTTTGGTTTCGCGCATCGTGACGGTTTCGGGCAAAGGTATTGATCAGCCATGCAACATAGATATACCCATTGGCACACCCGTCAATGATGTGATCAACTATTGTGGCGGGTTAAGTGACAGTACCGAACGCTTGATCTTTGGTGGACCGATGATGGGGCAAGTGATCCCGTCACTTCAGGCCGCGATAGATAAAACGGTCGGTGGCATTCTAGCTCTGACAGAAGATGAAGTGATCGATGAATACAAACATCAGGAGTGTATTCGTTGTGGTCAATGTGTTCGTGCATGTCCGATGAATCTAATGCCGTTTCAGATGGCCGCGTACACACGAGTTTCTGATTTCAAACGCACTCAAGAACTTGGTGTACAAAACTGTTTGTCTTGTGGTGCGTGCAGCTATGTTTGCCCATCTTCGATTCCTTTAGTGCAGTATTTTATGCACGCCAAAGGAGTGATTAATTCTAACGCTCAGCAAGAGAGAAAATCAGCGCAAGTGAAAGCGCTCAATGAAGCTCGCAAGCAACGCTTAGAACAAGAGGCGCTTGCTGTTGCTGCTGCGAAATCGACACCACGTCCTTCTCGAACTGCTCGTGTTGCTGCCGTTTCAGAAACTGTCATTGCAGATATGGCGGCGGATAAAACGGGCAGACCTGCACGTCCAGCAAGAGCTGCTCGCGCAGGCATTGAACAAAGCCGTATTTCTAACCAAGCTTCTGTTTCTAACCAAGGTAATGCTTCTAGCATCACACCTGTACCTAGTGCTGAGGCACAAGCGTCAGTGAACCAATGCCCAGCGAGACCGCCAAGACCTAGCCGAGTTCCAAGTGTTGAGCAAAACGAGTCTGTATCAGCTGAGGCTGTAGTAAATGAGGTGGCATTAAAACCTCAGCGTCCAACAAGACCGGCTCGTCCAGCGAGAAATCAGAGTGCTGAAGTGGTTGAAGAAAGCATCTCATTGGTTTCTGACAAACCCGTTCGCCCAGCAAGACCACCCAGACCTCAACGACAAGCGAAGGAGGAGCAAGCATGATTAAGTATGACGCTGCGATAGGGCCATTTGCCCACAATGCGAACTCCAGCACTCGCATCATGTACACCGTGATTTTGACCTTGCTGCCAGCCTGCATTTTTGGCTTCTTTCAGTTTGGTTTAAACAGCGTAGTGCTAATGCTTGCAACTTGTTTAGCTGCTGTAGTTGCTGAGTGGCTATGCTTGATGGCGATGAAAAAGAACCCAATTGCTTGTATGGACGGGTCGGCGTTACTTACTGGCATATTACTGACGATGAGTTTGCCACCCACTTTTCCGGTCATGCTTGGGGTATTTGGTGCTGTTTTTGCTATCGCTTTGGGTAAACATATCTATGGTGGATTAGGGCAAAACCTTTTCAATCCAGCGATGTTAGCGCGTGTGATGTTGTTGGTCTGTTTCCCTGTGGAAATGACGCTTTGGGCAGACCCAACTCCCATTGATTTAAGCCATAACTTGGTTTCAGTACCCGATGCTTGGTTTCATTTTGATGGTGTCACTTCCGCGACCGCTCTGAGTACCGAGCGTACCGAACCTATCGTATTTATTGACCTGTTGCTGGGTAAGCAATCAGGCAGTTTCGGTGAAACTAACGCTCTGTTTATCTTGCTTGGCGGTTTGTATCTGCTCTATCGCCGCATTATTCATTGGGCAATTCCAACCAGTTTTATGTTAGGGCTGGGCGCACCTGCACTGGTGGCGCATTTTATCTCTCCAGAGAGCTACCTTCCGTTTTGGGTTCAATGGACCAGTGGTGGCGCTATGCTCGGCGCGTTCTATATCGCGACCGATCTCGTTACATCACCAACCAGTGTTCGCGGTCAGATGCTGTATGGATTGGGTTGCGGATTCTTAGTCTGGTTAATTCGAACATTTGGTAGCTATCCCGAGGGTGTGGCGTTTGCGGTATTGATGATGAATGCTGCCAGTCCGCTCATTGATTACTACATGCGTCCGAATGTGTTTGGTCGTCATCCTGCGGTGGAGAAATCGTCATGATGGAGCAGATTGAAAAATGGAAAGAACAAGTTGGCTACCAAGCAGGTTTGCTTGCGGTGACATGCGGTCTGGCCGCCATATTTTTGGTGCTGACTCAGTGGATTACCCAGCCTTTGATTGAACAGCGTATCGCAGAAGATCAGAATGCGCTTCTGAGCGAAGTACTGGCGGGGCAGGAGTACAGCAACGATGTGTTTGCCAGCGAAAAAGTCATTGAGTATCAAGGTTCACAGTTTGATTTATTTGCGGTTGAGAACAGCCAACACGAAGTGATCAGCTGGGTTATTCGTGGCGTGCAAGATGGTTACAGCGGTCCTATTAGCTATTTGGTAGGAACTACACCACAAGGCGAAATTCTCGGAGTTCGGATCATCAGCCACAGCGAAACGCCGGGGCTGGGGGACAAAATCGAATTAGCGAAAAGCTCATGGATTTTGAGTTTTGCCAAACGTTCACTAGAAAACACACCGCTTTGGGCAGTGAAAAAAGATGGCGGTGATTTTGATCAGTTCAGTGGCGCGACTATCACGCCACGCAGTGTGGTGAAGGGTGTCCATAAAGCGCTACTCGCATTAGCACAAGAGCAGGAGGCAAACCATGAGTGATTGTTCTTCAAGCAATAAGTCAAATGGTGAGTACAAAAATATCATTCAGCAAGGGCTTTGGAGTAACAACATTATCCTCAGTCAGTCATTAGCGTTATGTCCACTGCTGGCGGTTACCAGCAGTGCCACCAACGGTTTAGGTTTGGGGATAGCGACTATGGTGGTGATGGTGCTCTCGAATGCTCTCAATTCCCTAGCAAAAGGCGTGATAAGTAAAGCGGTTCGGATCCCCGTGAACGTTATCATCATCGCGACTCTTGTGACTGTTATCGATGCTGTACTCAACGCCTATCTGCATCCACTGCATAAAGTGCTGGGGCTTTTTATTCCGCTCATCGTAACCAACTGCGCAATTTTGGGACGGGTTGAGTCCTATGCCAGTCGCTCTCCCTTAGTGCCTTCCATTATTGACGGTGTGTTCATGGGCTTAGGTTTTACTTGGGTGCTAACCGTACTTGGCGGTATTCGGGAAGTGGTTGGTAGCGGCACTTTGTTTAGTAATGCGAGCTTGTTACTCGGCAAGAGTTTTTCGTTTTTGGAAACCACCGTCATTCCTGATTATCACGGTTTGTTGCTGGTAATCCTTCCGCCCGGCGGTTTTCTCGCATTGGGCTTGGTTCTGGCTTTGAAGCAGAAACTGCTTGCGGTTTTAGAAAGCAATCGCCTTGAGAAACTGGATATGCAAGGAGAGCAAGGATGAAAGTAAGCGTTGTTTATGCTTTGCCAACCGAGCAAGTGTGGCTTCCCGTGACGGTGGATGAACAGGCGACCGTTTTAACTGCCATTCATGGTTCGAAGATCTTAGAAATGTATCCGACTATTGAACTCGACAGCCAGAAGGTTGGCATATTTGGCAAGATCACCACTCTCGATGCACCGTTGAAAAATGGTGACCGAGTGGAAATTTATCGACCTCTGATATGGAAACCCGAGGACGACGATGATGACGACGATTGATGTCGGCTTTGTGACAATTTGTCGTTTGTACGTTTTACGATGTTTATAACCTATTGAATTTAATAGACCCAAGTTAGGAACGGCGATTGCACTACAGATAAAGGTCAATCGATGTCACTGAAACGATTTAGGAATGGTCAGGACATATTTTTCAAAGGAGTGATGTATGGCTAAAGTAGGCATTTTTTTTGGTACCGATACAGGTAGCACTCGCAAAATGGCGAAGCTGATTCAAAAGCAACTGGGTGATGAAATTGCGGATAAACCAAAGAACATCAACCGAGTCGATGTGGAAGAGTTCACCAGCTACGAATGTTTGATTCTCGGTACGCCGACATTAGGCCAAGGTCAGCTTCCGGGCTTGTCAGTGGAT encodes:
- the rsxC gene encoding electron transport complex subunit RsxC; this translates as MLSLSGHPFRGGIHPKAYKELTSDKKIDTGFWPRNVFLPLQLRNGARLKSLVAVGEHVYRGQKIAVGHTDMVAPVHSPVNGIVTAITEHLTTHPAKVKCDTIIIRANEDRQWGKPASSGSITNLDPETIIERVKEAGIVGLGGAGFPTAAKLMFARKANVETLIINGGECEPYLTCDDLTMQSYPAEIIAGIKLMMTASGAKKAIVGIEDNKRDAFDEMFHAANAEPDVEIRLVPSVYPMGSEKHMIKTLTGHEVPAGGLSTQIGILVNNIATARAVYHAVRFERPLVSRIVTVSGKGIDQPCNIDIPIGTPVNDVINYCGGLSDSTERLIFGGPMMGQVIPSLQAAIDKTVGGILALTEDEVIDEYKHQECIRCGQCVRACPMNLMPFQMAAYTRVSDFKRTQELGVQNCLSCGACSYVCPSSIPLVQYFMHAKGVINSNAQQERKSAQVKALNEARKQRLEQEALAVAAAKSTPRPSRTARVAAVSETVIADMAADKTGRPARPARAARAGIEQSRISNQASVSNQGNASSITPVPSAEAQASVNQCPARPPRPSRVPSVEQNESVSAEAVVNEVALKPQRPTRPARPARNQSAEVVEESISLVSDKPVRPARPPRPQRQAKEEQA
- a CDS encoding RnfABCDGE type electron transport complex subunit D; its protein translation is MIKYDAAIGPFAHNANSSTRIMYTVILTLLPACIFGFFQFGLNSVVLMLATCLAAVVAEWLCLMAMKKNPIACMDGSALLTGILLTMSLPPTFPVMLGVFGAVFAIALGKHIYGGLGQNLFNPAMLARVMLLVCFPVEMTLWADPTPIDLSHNLVSVPDAWFHFDGVTSATALSTERTEPIVFIDLLLGKQSGSFGETNALFILLGGLYLLYRRIIHWAIPTSFMLGLGAPALVAHFISPESYLPFWVQWTSGGAMLGAFYIATDLVTSPTSVRGQMLYGLGCGFLVWLIRTFGSYPEGVAFAVLMMNAASPLIDYYMRPNVFGRHPAVEKSS
- a CDS encoding RnfABCDGE type electron transport complex subunit G; its protein translation is MMEQIEKWKEQVGYQAGLLAVTCGLAAIFLVLTQWITQPLIEQRIAEDQNALLSEVLAGQEYSNDVFASEKVIEYQGSQFDLFAVENSQHEVISWVIRGVQDGYSGPISYLVGTTPQGEILGVRIISHSETPGLGDKIELAKSSWILSFAKRSLENTPLWAVKKDGGDFDQFSGATITPRSVVKGVHKALLALAQEQEANHE
- a CDS encoding electron transport complex subunit E: MSDCSSSNKSNGEYKNIIQQGLWSNNIILSQSLALCPLLAVTSSATNGLGLGIATMVVMVLSNALNSLAKGVISKAVRIPVNVIIIATLVTVIDAVLNAYLHPLHKVLGLFIPLIVTNCAILGRVESYASRSPLVPSIIDGVFMGLGFTWVLTVLGGIREVVGSGTLFSNASLLLGKSFSFLETTVIPDYHGLLLVILPPGGFLALGLVLALKQKLLAVLESNRLEKLDMQGEQG
- a CDS encoding RnfH family protein, with the translated sequence MKVSVVYALPTEQVWLPVTVDEQATVLTAIHGSKILEMYPTIELDSQKVGIFGKITTLDAPLKNGDRVEIYRPLIWKPEDDDDDDD